The genomic segment GCGATATATGCTCGAAAGTAAGCTTTAAAGCTTCACTATGGCCTATTAAATTTTTTTTCATAACTTATCTCCATTATCTGGCTTGAGGAATCTTAAAACTGCACGGCACTACTACCTGGCATTTTCCGCATACATGGGTTGTATTTTCAAGCCCTGCAAGCTCCTGTGTGTGTTCAAGGTTTGATTTAAGTCTCTCCCAGCAGAGCTGCCGGTTAATACCTGATTCTGATACTGCTCCCACAGGGCAGCGTTTAATACAGACAAGGCATTTATGCCCGTTTTTATGCAGACAGAGTTCTTTTTTTGTTACCAGGGGCGTATTGCCGAACTCAGCTTCTGTTACCAGGGACCCCAGCCGTCCCGCACATCCTGAAGGCGTTATAAACTGGGCATTTATCCCAAATCTCCCAAGTCCTGCAATATATCCAAGATGTTTGTGAGACCATCTGGAAACCAGTCTTTTATGATCAAAATTATGGGTAGCAGGCATTAATTCAGATTTATATCCATATTTTTCAAGATAGTCTTTGATATTCAGGCAAAGGCTGTTAATAAGCCTGTTGGTTGATTCATAAGCAAGTCCCCAGTTCCTGCAGGGGATTTTTCCTTTATGGTTTTCAAGTCCCAGATCTTTTTTAAACGGTATAAACAAAACAATTACAGTTTTTGCAGAATCCAGCAGATCACAAGGCAGGGCATGGTCATGAGCTGCAATTTCAGGCAAAATATTAAACCGTTCATCAGCTTCAGCAGATACCGCAAGGGGTGTTCTCCAGATATTTATTTCCCCTGTTTTTTCAGGATATGAGATAACATAATCCTGGATTAAGGTTTTAATATTTTCAAATGTTAAATTATCCATTCTTAATTATCCATTCTTAATTATCCATTCTTAATTATCCATTCTTAATTATCCATTCTTAATTATCCATTCTTAATTATCCATTCTTAATTATCCATTCTTAATTATCCATTCTTAATTTTAAAATACAAGCTTGAATAAAACAATTAAAAACATGACTGCAGGAAAATTACTGGCTTTGTTAAACAATATCATTGCATGAACAGGGTTTTTTGACCTGTAAAATTTTACTGCCGGTATAATGAGCAGAAAAATCCCTGCCCCTGCTGCTGCTGCATAATATAAAAATTCAAAATCTGCCTGGGAAAGACTTAGAATAATTAAACTAAGAAAAAATGCACCTGTTAATGTAACAAGTACAGCATAAGCGGCAATATCAATGCCGAATCTTACAGGCATTGTCTGGGCTCCGACAAGGGTGTCTTCTTCTATGTCCGTGGAGTCATTGGGTATGTTCTGCCCCCCGATTTCCCAGAGAAAAAGGGTAAAAAACAATGCTGCCAAATAAACCAGGGAAGGCTCAGGGTCAACAGCATAAACAGCAGCAAGGGTTCCAAGGGTTTTAACAATGCCGTTAATAATTGTCCTCAAAGGACTGACCTTGAGAAGCAGGCAGTAAACAGCCTCAAGCACACAGCCTCCCAGAAAGAAAAGTGCGCAGACAGGATTTAAAATATATGCCCCGGCCAGGGCAATAAACGACCATGCCCCAGCCCACAGCAGCCCCTCTTTAAAGCTTAATAATCCCCTTGCCATTGGATGGCTTACAAGGGCAGCATCAAGATCAGGTGCTTTATTTTCAGGTAAATGCTGTATTTTTTTTTTATCAACATGATAATCTACAACATCATTTAAAGCATAAACTGCTGTATAACCTGCAAAAACCGTAATAAGCCCTATGAAAATCACATAAAAGGAAGGAAAAGCTCCAAGCCAGAGACAGGCACCAAAACATGGTGCTGCCATATCCAGCAGTCCATGAGGTGTTCTGGATAATGCAAAAAACAATTTCAATCTTGCAAATTTCAAAATTCAAGCTCCTTGTATAACAAAAAATTTAATAATGGCCTGTTAAGCATTTTGATAAAATTTTGTCAAATTAAATTCAAAACCTATGGCTTTATACTAGTATTTAACAATTTTTAAATAGTAAACTTGCAGAAAAATAAAAAGCATTTTATAAGCATTGTTCAACTGCCTGTGCATTGGGCCGGGTTAAATTTAAACATGGAAACAAGGAGGATACAGGATGAGTAAACATATCTCTGCCCTGCTGTTAATATTATTTTTTTTGTTATATAATCAGGCATCTGCTGTTGAAAAGAATGATCTGGAATATAATTATCCATTAAAAGACCCTTTAATGGCTACTGTTGCAGGCAGTCCCCCTGATGAAAACCTTAATGATATTATTTTAAGGGAAAAGATATATGGACTCAAGATTTTTAAAGACAGAAAACTGCCGCCCACCATGCGCTATTTAAAAAAATATGAATTCAGCCTGGCATGGCAGGGAGATAAGTCTCCCCTTATTTTTGTGATCCCTGGAACAGGTTCCAATTACAAAGCAGGCAAGATGAAATTTTTGCAGAATATATTTCATGATGCAGGGTTTCATGTTATCTGCCTTAACTCAACATTTACAAGAAGATTTGCTGCTATGGGTTCAAAATCCAATATCCCTGGTATCAGTTTTGAAGATGCCAGGGATATTTACGAGGTAATGAGACTTGCTTATGAAGAAGTTAAAGAGGATATTGAAGTTACAGAATTTTATCTGACTGGATACAGTCTTGGGGGTTTGAGCAGTGCTTTTGTTGCAGATATTGATGAAAATGCCGGGATTTTTAATTTTGAAAAAGTTCTGCTTATAAACCCTCCTGTTGATCTTTATACATCTACAAAGATTTTTGATACCTATGTAACAAAGAATTTAAAGCAGAAAGCTGATGTATTTTTTGATAATATGTTTGAAAAAGCTTCAAAATATTTTGAATATAAGGGAGATGTTTATATTGATGATGAATTTCTCTATGATATAAACAGGATAGCTCCTTTAACACAGTCAGAGCTTGAGGGTCTCATCGGTGTTGCATTCAGGATGTCTCTTGCAAATGTTGTTTTTTCAGTAGATATGCTGACAAACAGGGGATATATTAAACCTGCTGATAAAATCATGAAAATAGGGGATTCAACAACCCAGTATTATAAAGAAGTGCTTCACTGGACTTTTGAAGATTATCTGAAAAAGGTCTTAATGCCTTACTGGCAGGAAAAAAATCCTGATGACAGTCTGGATAAACTTGTTTATAAAATAAGCTTAAAAGCACTTGAAGGTTATTTAAAACAATCTGAAAAAATCGGGGTCATGCATAATCTGGATGATATAATTCTGGGTAAAGGTGATCTTGATTTTATACAAAAAACATTTGGAACAAGAGCTAAAATCTATCCAAATGGAGGACATCTTGGAAATATGCTTTTTGAGCCTAATATTGAGTATATGGTCAATTTTTTTAAAAATTAAGAGGTTTTAAATGAATAAACAGATTTACTTAATTCTTGTACTTATATTGAGTATTTTTTTTTCAGGATGCGCAGTTCATAAAAAAATCGAAAAATCAGGTAAAAACCTGGATACCCCCAGGGATCATCTTGGTTTTTTAGATGTTTATGATCCTTTGGAATCTCTTAACAGGAGGGTTTACAGGTTTAATACTATTGTGGATAATAATTTAATTGAACCTGTTATAAGGGTTTATAAAAAAATTATACCTTTGTTTGTAAGAGACAGGATTACAAATTTTTTTTCCAATATTGACGATGTGCTTGTCATGGGAAACTGCCTGTTACAGGCAAAGACTGAAAAAACAGGAGAAGTTGCTGCCCGGATTATGGTAAATTCAATCTTTGGCATTGCAGGACTTTGGGACCCGGCTACTAATTTCGGGCTGATAAAATACAGGGAAGATTTTGGACAGACCCTTGGTTTTTACGGTGTCAGACCAGGACCTTATATTATGCTGCCCATACTCGGGCCTTCTACATTAAGGGATTCAGGAGGAAAGCTGATTGACTCTTTAAGTAAAATGTATTTTGTTAATCTCAGCAATATAAATACTTCCACAGATTTATCTCTTTCAACTGCTGACAGCCTTGAATTCAGGGCATCGTTTCCTTTTAGCTACGGAGATTTTGACTCGCCTTTTGAATATGATATTGTACGGGTCTTATATATGGATATGAGAAACCTTATGATTAATGACGGTCTTTATCTTGAAGAAAATAAAAAAGTAAATAATACAGAAAAGTAAATTACAGGATTTCAGATGTTTTGAAGCTTGACACTAGATTGTAAAGTCAGTAAAAACGTCTCTTTTTTTAACTTAAACAGAAAGGTTATTATTATGTTTGGCATGGGTATGCCTGAAGTATTATTAATATTGGCTATCGGTCTTATCGTTATAGGGCCTAAAAAACTTCCTGAACTGGCTAAATCCTTAGGCCGTGCAATGAATGAATTTAAACGCGCTACCAATGAATTCAAAGATACGCTGGAACTGGATCCAGATGTTAAAAAAACATTTGAAGATATTGATGCTGAATTAAAAAAGCCTATTGAAATCAAACCTGAAAAAACCGGGAATAAACCTGTTAAAAACAAGATAGATATTAAACAAAAACAGGAAAACACGGACAATACATCAGATGACCTGGATAATGATCTGCCAGATACTAATATACCAGCAGAGCTTTTATCAGAAGATGATATGGATATTGTATCAAACCATATAAAAGAGGAAAAGCAAGGGGTTAAAGCAAAATGATGAATGAAGAAGATAAAATCCCTTTTACCTCTCATCTTGAAGAATTAAGAGACCGGCTTATTAAAAGTTTTATTGCTGTGGGTATAGGTTTTTGTGCTGCATATGGTTTTAAGGAAAAATTGTTTGAGATTTTAATATCTCCTTTGGTATCTGTAATGGGAAAAGATGATACCCTTATCTTTACAGGGCTTCCTGAAGCTTTTTTTACCTATCTTAAAGTGGCTCTTCTGGCAGGAATAATGCTGGCATCTCCAGTTCTTTTATATCATTTCTGGATGTTTGTGGCTCCAGGATTATATCAAAAAGAAAAAAAGGTTTTTGTACCAATTATTTTCCTGTCTGCCCTGTTTTTCATAGGAGGCTCATTATTCGGATATTTTATTGTATTTCCCTATGGATTTGCA from the Desulfonema limicola genome contains:
- a CDS encoding epoxyqueuosine reductase: MDNLTFENIKTLIQDYVISYPEKTGEINIWRTPLAVSAEADERFNILPEIAAHDHALPCDLLDSAKTVIVLFIPFKKDLGLENHKGKIPCRNWGLAYESTNRLINSLCLNIKDYLEKYGYKSELMPATHNFDHKRLVSRWSHKHLGYIAGLGRFGINAQFITPSGCAGRLGSLVTEAEFGNTPLVTKKELCLHKNGHKCLVCIKRCPVGAVSESGINRQLCWERLKSNLEHTQELAGLENTTHVCGKCQVVVPCSFKIPQAR
- a CDS encoding UbiA family prenyltransferase, which produces MKFARLKLFFALSRTPHGLLDMAAPCFGACLWLGAFPSFYVIFIGLITVFAGYTAVYALNDVVDYHVDKKKIQHLPENKAPDLDAALVSHPMARGLLSFKEGLLWAGAWSFIALAGAYILNPVCALFFLGGCVLEAVYCLLLKVSPLRTIINGIVKTLGTLAAVYAVDPEPSLVYLAALFFTLFLWEIGGQNIPNDSTDIEEDTLVGAQTMPVRFGIDIAAYAVLVTLTGAFFLSLIILSLSQADFEFLYYAAAAGAGIFLLIIPAVKFYRSKNPVHAMILFNKASNFPAVMFLIVLFKLVF
- a CDS encoding VacJ family lipoprotein produces the protein MNKQIYLILVLILSIFFSGCAVHKKIEKSGKNLDTPRDHLGFLDVYDPLESLNRRVYRFNTIVDNNLIEPVIRVYKKIIPLFVRDRITNFFSNIDDVLVMGNCLLQAKTEKTGEVAARIMVNSIFGIAGLWDPATNFGLIKYREDFGQTLGFYGVRPGPYIMLPILGPSTLRDSGGKLIDSLSKMYFVNLSNINTSTDLSLSTADSLEFRASFPFSYGDFDSPFEYDIVRVLYMDMRNLMINDGLYLEENKKVNNTEK
- a CDS encoding twin-arginine translocase TatA/TatE family subunit — protein: MFGMGMPEVLLILAIGLIVIGPKKLPELAKSLGRAMNEFKRATNEFKDTLELDPDVKKTFEDIDAELKKPIEIKPEKTGNKPVKNKIDIKQKQENTDNTSDDLDNDLPDTNIPAELLSEDDMDIVSNHIKEEKQGVKAK
- the tatC gene encoding twin-arginine translocase subunit TatC; translated protein: MNEEDKIPFTSHLEELRDRLIKSFIAVGIGFCAAYGFKEKLFEILISPLVSVMGKDDTLIFTGLPEAFFTYLKVALLAGIMLASPVLLYHFWMFVAPGLYQKEKKVFVPIIFLSALFFIGGSLFGYFIVFPYGFAFFLGFASDNLQAMPSMKEYLSFSSKLLLAFGLVFELPLVLTAMARIGIVTPEFLKKNRKYALLLFFIGAAILTPPDVVTQIMMAVPLMVLYEISIIGAKIFGKKPLEDDLEEPENTPEAQKSEDTKSDDE